Proteins encoded in a region of the Isosphaeraceae bacterium EP7 genome:
- the lysA gene encoding diaminopimelate decarboxylase: MDHFNYRDGQLYCDEIPAARLAEQFGTPLYVYSKGEIVDVLNKLQVEFAALDPLVCYSVKANSNLGVLKVVAAQGGGFDVVSGGELYRVLLAGGDPGKTVFAGVGKTDEEIAAALKAGVLMFNVESEAELDAIARVAVGLGLVAPVALRVNPDVDPKTHRYISTGKKESKFGMDIDRSLALAERSKGLAGISMIGVHMHIGSQITTAEPYAGAANKAVDIIERLRGMGHPIGWFNMGGGFGINYRGSEARPIAEFAAAVLPSLRRTGCRLAMEPGRVVAGNAGILLSRVLYTKQSGDKRFLIQDAAMNDLIRPALYESFHRIWPVSVPAGLPAPPEDYEAAIGGTEPWDVVGPVCESGDFLAKDRALPPLDRGDLLAIFSAGAYGMVMASNYNTRPRAAEILVDGSEVKLVRRRETYDDLILQERGALD; this comes from the coding sequence ATGGACCACTTCAACTACCGAGACGGCCAGCTCTACTGCGACGAGATCCCGGCAGCCCGCCTGGCCGAGCAGTTCGGCACCCCCCTATACGTGTACAGCAAGGGGGAGATCGTCGACGTCCTGAACAAGCTCCAGGTCGAGTTCGCCGCGCTCGACCCGCTGGTCTGCTACTCGGTCAAGGCGAACTCGAACCTTGGCGTCCTGAAGGTCGTGGCCGCACAGGGCGGGGGCTTCGACGTCGTCTCGGGCGGCGAGCTCTATCGGGTGCTGCTCGCCGGGGGCGACCCGGGCAAGACGGTCTTCGCCGGGGTGGGCAAGACCGATGAGGAGATCGCCGCGGCCTTGAAGGCCGGCGTCCTGATGTTCAACGTCGAGAGCGAGGCCGAGCTCGACGCGATCGCGCGGGTGGCCGTCGGCCTCGGCCTGGTGGCGCCGGTGGCGCTGCGGGTCAATCCCGACGTCGACCCCAAGACGCACCGGTACATCTCCACCGGCAAGAAAGAGTCGAAGTTCGGCATGGACATCGACCGGTCGCTGGCCCTGGCCGAGCGATCGAAGGGGCTGGCCGGCATCTCGATGATCGGCGTGCACATGCACATCGGCTCGCAGATCACCACGGCCGAGCCCTACGCGGGCGCCGCCAACAAGGCGGTGGACATCATCGAGCGGCTGCGCGGGATGGGCCACCCGATCGGCTGGTTCAACATGGGCGGCGGGTTCGGGATTAATTATCGGGGCAGCGAGGCCCGGCCGATCGCCGAGTTCGCCGCGGCCGTCCTACCTTCGCTGAGGCGCACAGGCTGCCGTCTGGCGATGGAACCGGGGCGAGTCGTGGCGGGCAATGCCGGCATCTTGCTGAGCCGTGTGTTATATACGAAGCAGTCGGGTGACAAGCGGTTCCTCATCCAGGACGCCGCGATGAACGACCTGATCCGGCCGGCGCTCTACGAGAGCTTCCACCGGATCTGGCCCGTGAGTGTCCCCGCCGGACTTCCCGCGCCCCCCGAGGACTACGAGGCCGCCATCGGCGGCACCGAGCCCTGGGACGTGGTCGGCCCGGTCTGCGAGAGCGGAGACTTCCTGGCCAAGGACCGCGCCCTGCCCCCGCTCGACCGAGGCGACCTGCTCGCCATCTTCTCGGCCGGGGCCTACGGCATGGTCATGGCGTCCAACTACAACACCAGGCCGAGGGCCGCCGAGATCCTGGTCGACGGCTCCGAAGTCAAGCTGGTCCGCCGGCGCGAGACTTACGACGACCTGATCCTCCAGGAACGGGGCGCCCTCGACTGA
- the argH gene encoding argininosuccinate lyase, translated as MADKPWGGRFGESTDRRVEEFTESISFDRRLFEHDVRGSIAHARMLSHVGLISPEECQQIVLGLTEIRGEIEAGTFPFVLEREDIHMHIEAALIDRLGDVGRKLHTARSRNDQVSTDVRLWTRDALDRVDQVLVGLQSAFVRAAERHDGVILPGYTHLQRAQPVLAAHYFLAYVEKLQRDRDRLADCRKRVNVLPLGAAALAGTTLPIDRRHVASALGFEGIAANSLDASGDRDFALESVFVLTMIAEHLSGWAEEWVIWSTQEFSFLALPDNLCTGSSIMPQKKNPDVVELIRGRTGRVVGALTTLLVLVKGLPLAYNRDLQEDKQPLFEAFDTVESCLGIAAVLVDGATLRADRINERLDEGFLDATTLMEYLIKRGVPQRAAHEVIGHLVGQCVRLNLKRLVDLPDADLTAAHPELGPGVKQILGVANAVKAFRSEGSTAPDEVGKQLAGWKARLAATPGSV; from the coding sequence GTGGCGGATAAACCGTGGGGCGGGCGGTTCGGCGAGTCCACAGACCGCCGCGTCGAGGAGTTTACCGAGTCGATCTCGTTTGATCGTCGTCTCTTCGAGCACGACGTCCGGGGCTCGATCGCGCACGCCCGGATGCTCTCCCACGTCGGCCTGATCTCCCCCGAAGAGTGCCAGCAAATTGTGCTCGGCCTGACCGAGATCCGCGGCGAGATCGAGGCGGGCACCTTCCCGTTCGTCCTGGAACGCGAAGACATCCACATGCACATCGAGGCGGCCCTGATCGACCGGCTCGGGGATGTCGGCCGCAAACTGCATACCGCCCGCAGCCGCAACGACCAGGTTTCCACCGACGTCCGCCTCTGGACGCGAGACGCGCTCGACCGCGTCGACCAGGTCCTGGTCGGCCTGCAATCCGCCTTCGTCCGCGCGGCCGAGCGGCATGACGGCGTGATCTTGCCCGGCTACACCCACCTGCAACGCGCCCAGCCGGTGCTGGCGGCCCACTACTTCCTCGCCTATGTCGAGAAGCTTCAGCGCGACCGCGACCGCCTGGCCGACTGCCGCAAGCGGGTGAACGTCCTGCCCCTGGGGGCCGCCGCACTGGCCGGCACCACCCTGCCGATCGACCGCCGCCACGTGGCCTCGGCGCTCGGGTTCGAGGGGATCGCCGCCAACAGCCTCGACGCCTCGGGCGATCGCGACTTCGCGCTGGAGTCGGTCTTCGTCCTGACGATGATCGCCGAGCATCTGTCGGGCTGGGCCGAGGAATGGGTGATCTGGAGCACGCAGGAATTCTCGTTCCTGGCGCTGCCGGACAACCTCTGCACCGGCAGCAGCATCATGCCCCAGAAGAAGAACCCCGACGTGGTCGAGCTGATCCGCGGCCGGACCGGTCGGGTCGTCGGGGCGCTCACCACGCTGCTCGTGCTGGTCAAGGGGCTGCCGCTGGCCTACAACCGCGACCTCCAGGAAGACAAGCAGCCGCTGTTCGAGGCCTTCGACACCGTCGAGTCGTGCCTGGGGATCGCCGCCGTCCTGGTCGACGGCGCCACCCTCCGGGCCGATCGCATCAATGAGCGGCTGGACGAGGGGTTCCTCGACGCCACGACCTTGATGGAATACCTCATCAAGCGGGGCGTGCCGCAGCGTGCCGCGCACGAGGTCATCGGCCACCTCGTGGGCCAGTGTGTCCGCCTGAACCTGAAGCGGCTGGTCGACCTGCCCGACGCCGACCTGACCGCGGCGCACCCCGAGCTCGGCCCCGGCGTCAAGCAGATCCTCGGCGTGGCCAACGCCGTCAAGGCGTTCCGGTCGGAGGGCTCGACCGCCCCCGACGAGGTCGGCAAGCAGCTGGCCGGCTGGAAAGCTCGGCTGGCCGCGACGCCCGGCTCCGTTTGA
- a CDS encoding MFS transporter yields the protein MNQAIEGRRRKSSSPSQVSLRALDALNVFLADVRDGLGPYLAVYLAAHNWEQGRVGIAMAAMGVSTVVAQTPAGAFIDRTRHKRMAIVIAAVLVAIGTVAMATRTTFPVIVGAQVLTGAAAAIFPPAIAALSLGMVGHDRLASRTGRNEAFNHSGNVVAAVLAWLIGDYVAFEGIFYLLAAMALAASVATLMIRPGDVDDDLARGGEDDADADGAELQVSRLGTLFSDRRVLVFIGSITLFHLANAAMLPWAGMKVAGDDAQGMAGAMSACIIAAQLVMVPVAVLAGRLAETWGRRAVFLVGFAVLPIRGVLYTMTSDPRGLVAVQLLDGIGAGIFGVVGVLVIADLTRGTGRFNLMQGALATATGLGSALSNVITGYVVTSFGFNAGFLVLAGIAASALAFFGLAMPETRPGHATATPAPMPAEVS from the coding sequence ATGAATCAAGCCATCGAAGGTCGGCGGCGCAAGTCGAGCAGCCCGTCGCAGGTCAGCCTCAGGGCATTGGACGCCCTGAATGTGTTCCTGGCCGATGTCCGAGACGGGCTCGGCCCGTACCTGGCCGTGTACCTGGCCGCGCACAACTGGGAGCAGGGCCGGGTGGGAATCGCCATGGCGGCGATGGGCGTCTCCACGGTGGTCGCCCAGACTCCCGCCGGCGCGTTCATCGACCGGACCCGCCACAAACGCATGGCGATCGTGATCGCGGCCGTGCTGGTCGCGATCGGGACGGTCGCGATGGCCACCCGGACGACCTTCCCGGTGATCGTGGGGGCTCAGGTGCTGACCGGTGCGGCGGCCGCGATCTTCCCGCCGGCGATCGCTGCGCTGAGCCTCGGCATGGTCGGCCATGACCGACTGGCCTCGAGGACCGGCCGCAACGAGGCGTTCAACCATTCCGGCAACGTCGTCGCGGCGGTGCTCGCCTGGCTGATCGGCGACTACGTCGCCTTCGAGGGCATCTTCTACCTTCTGGCGGCCATGGCCCTGGCCGCCTCGGTCGCGACCCTGATGATCCGGCCCGGCGACGTCGACGACGACCTGGCCCGCGGGGGCGAGGACGACGCGGATGCCGACGGCGCCGAGCTCCAGGTGAGCCGCCTGGGGACGCTCTTCTCGGATCGTCGCGTCCTGGTCTTCATCGGGTCGATCACCCTGTTCCACCTGGCCAACGCCGCGATGCTCCCCTGGGCCGGGATGAAGGTCGCCGGCGACGACGCCCAGGGAATGGCCGGCGCGATGTCGGCCTGCATCATCGCGGCGCAGCTGGTCATGGTCCCCGTGGCGGTGCTCGCCGGCCGCCTGGCCGAGACCTGGGGGCGTCGCGCGGTCTTCCTCGTCGGATTCGCCGTGCTGCCAATCCGCGGGGTGCTTTATACGATGACCTCCGATCCGCGCGGGCTGGTGGCCGTCCAGCTCCTGGACGGCATCGGGGCGGGCATCTTCGGCGTCGTGGGGGTGCTCGTCATCGCCGACCTGACACGCGGGACCGGCCGGTTCAACCTGATGCAGGGCGCACTGGCCACGGCGACGGGCCTGGGCTCGGCGCTGAGCAACGTGATCACTGGATATGTGGTGACCTCCTTCGGCTTCAACGCGGGCTTCCTCGTGCTGGCGGGAATCGCCGCGTCGGCCCTGGCCTTCTTTGGCCTGGCGATGCCCGAGACCAGGCCCGGCCACGCCACCGCC